In Cicer arietinum cultivar CDC Frontier isolate Library 1 chromosome 7, Cicar.CDCFrontier_v2.0, whole genome shotgun sequence, the genomic window CTCTTTCAATTTTCATAAAAGCTAGGGTTGTGACTTTTTGAGGATATTGATCTTGATCATATCATCTAGATAgagaagaaatttataaaaaagggaaagaaaatCATGGATCAAGTAGCACAAGGTCGTCCTCTTCCACCTCCTTTTCTTACTAGAGACCTTCATCTTCACCATCAATTCCACACCAACCACCAAGCCAACGAAGACGAACAACAAAGTGGCAATGGCAACCTTAGTCGTGGTCAGAAACGAGATCGAAACAACAACAACGACGACAACAACACTCCGACCGGCGGAGAGGGAAAAGACGAAGGCGGGAGCGGAAGCGCCGGTGGAGGAAGTGGTGGTGAGATGGGAAGAAGACCAAGAGGAAGACCAGCAGGTTCGAAAAACAAACCAAAACCACCTATCATCATCACAAGGGACAGCGCGAACGCACTCCGATCCCACGTGATGGAAGTCGCAAACGGGTGCGACATCATGGAAAGTGTGACGGTCTTTGCACGGAGGAGGCAGCGTGGTGTCTGCATCCTCAGTGGTAGTGGTACCGTCACAAATGTGACTCTCCGTCAACCAGCATCGCCTGGTGCGGTAGTCACACTTCACGGAAGATTCGAGATATTATCTTTATCTGGTTCCTTCCTTCCGCCACCTGCTCCACCAGCAGCATCAGGATTAGCCATATATCTTGCTGGTGGACAAGGACAGGTTGTCGGCGGAAGCGTGGTGGGACCCTTATTGGCTTCCGGTCCGGTTGTTATCATGGCTGCTTCCTTTGGAAATGCTGCATATGAAAGATTGCCTTTAGAAGATGAAGAAACACCAGTGAATGTGCAAGGAAGTGGAGGATTAGGTTCACCAGGAATTGTAGGaactcaacaacaacaacagcaacaacaacaacttgtGCAACAAGATCCTAACACTTCATCACTATTCCATGGAGTGCCACAAAATCTACTCAATTCATGCCAATTACCAGCTGAGGGTTATTGGGGTGGAAGTGTTCGTCCTCctttttaacctaaaattaatGTTCTTCATCACTTCTCTTCATGCTTTTCGtttatctttgttttttttttttttttatcttattttgttttgttttttgttcaCCCCTTTTACTTTCTCTTTATCACTGTTCATTCTCCTTCTTATAACTTAGTTTAAATTGAAGACTTTTTCTTTGATCATGTTATTGACTAGCTACTTTGTGTTGAATTCAAGAAGGATGtataaattcatgaattttttttgtggagtttaaattttatgatattgcATCCAAATGGTTTTTTTTCTTGttcatctaaaaaaaattcgTGTAGTTGCTTCCAAATGAAGCAGCAGAAGCTACCATGTGCTCTCTCTCTATTTATCAGTCAATCTTTGCAGAGGGAGgaaaaagataacattttttcatcttttattttcttttcaattttttttttctattaattatttttttcctttttcccaTTTTAGGTGATTAATTTCTAGGACTTCCAACCTAGATTCAGATTCTAAAATAAACAGATCTATAAATAACCCCACAAAAACAATGTACATGAAGATGTTACAAATTTTTATCTATTTCAAGAAAAGTGTGTTGTGTGACATAATAATTAGCTCCCTTTGTAGTTAGAACATCACTAACTCAACCATCATAATTACTATATACACTCTCACTTTCTTTGCTACTTACACCCATCATTACATCCAAACTCATGTCCTTTTCACACCCATGTTCTCAAAATTAGCACTATCATCATAATGTTAATATACTATGTTTCatttcattaatattattaatactaTTGGTTTTAAATTGTGATTGCATTTGTAGTTACGCTACAATTATTAATATGTGTATagcaataaaatacaataaaatttgattgatattttcaaaattacaaTTGCAGTACCATTTGCCGAggttttaaaatctaaaattttgaaatgaaaattgtaattaaaaatctcaatttaaaataataattaatatatattatcttttatttattttttcttctaagtCTTAATTACTTAAGTGTAAATGAAAATTGGTTCAGTTAATAATTCGAGTTGACCTATAGTCTGTAGAGGCGTGAGTTGAAGACCTTGTTGGTAGATAATTTGTAAGTACCTCTGTGAAGCATATTTTCTTAGTCTTGAAGTCTCTAATACTTAACTTGTCTATTTTTGTGAAGAACAAAAAATGAATTAGTTATAggagtattttttatttaataaaatatggtGAGTGTTAGAAAGTAAGAGATGTTGGAGAGTGAAAATGATGATCGATTTGAAAGGGAGGTTATGGGCTTAACTGAGTGTTGTGTGGGAGAGATTAGGGTTTATTATGAAGGCAGAGAAGAGCATTGGGTGTTGGGTCACACGTGCGGTGCTCTGTGAGAAAAATGAAAGGTTCCTTTTCGAGGCAACAACCAGAACAAACAGACCTCAAACCAAAGTGTGTTAAAGCCTCTCATCCTTCTATATGTGCCATTGCCACTTTCTAGACAAACAAATGGGATTCAACTAATATCAAGGTTTTAGATCACTTATATTAGACCACACATGGTTGAGTATTGCTAATAATAATCATTTATAAGCTTCttggataaaaaattaaattactatacacctataagaaaaataaattattattattgatgtaCATGTACTGGTGTTAGATACTAATACATGTCATATATTAAAACAGTGTAAACATTGATAATGATTTAATTACTATACATCGATAGTGTAAAAGAGTTTTACactaaaataaagatatatatacCAAATATGGCACATAaacatcaataataatataaaaataaataattgagtgtAACTAtgcttattaaaataaataattgagtgtAACTATGCACATGCGTCAGTGCTATATATTGTCACTATAGtaaattttggatttaataTCGTACATTTGATAATACTTGTTAAGTAAAAGTATTGTTGTATTTAAGAAAACAGTTTCGATTCAAAGTGTTgatactaaataaattttatctacaaatattcaattttgtgtgtgtttaaTATGAACCTCTCAAAAAATAGTCTCAAAGGAGATCTCTTACTTGTGTTAGTAAAACgatgaattttataataataaaaaatatataatagatataatattttattaaaatttactaaaatagtaattataatACATGATTGAAtagacataatttttttttacagtacctattaaaatttaatagcaTATAATATAACAAAGGGTAAAGTaggtataaaaataaataaagggtaAAGTGGGaacatatatatatgaataaataaacTCAAAGTTATGTCTTGATTATGGAATAGATGCTCCTTGAAACCCTAGCTTTTTGTGCTtcttttagattattattattatcagtaGATTCATAGTGTTTTTAGAACACtaattaagaaaacaaaaacaaaatattaagaagaatttttaagttgaaaatttaaaaattttacaatttcaaatataaaaaatacacatgctttaaaatttaactatcatattattattattgatattattttgtcaGAATACTTAAGTTCTTAATCATTGTCTTGAGACACTTGTTagtatttttattgatattattcGACCAATGCGAAGgtgtatataataattaactttGCTTATTTATTAATATCTCATCCCATCTTTTCCTTGGATATTCTTAGCTTGTGGAGTTCCTCTACCTTAGTTTCTCCTTGCTAGTCTATAAATAATCAGTTCCCAAAGATCATTCTCAACGTTAACATGATCAATCACTTCCATGTATAGCAGTATAGCACTACTTGTGTTGAAAGGGTACAATTTTGGACACTGTCACTTTTACTGTTCTTAGTTTCACATATCAACAACATCCAATAAATTATGTCGGATTTCTTAATTAATATCTTTAATATCCTATAGCACTCAAAATTAATAGATTAtcagtaaaatttaatttcactGAATTCCACATAGTGTATTTATTATTGTAGCAATATATAGTTGGTCTTACAATCaatgaaattaatttgaagaatcTTTAACTGCTCACCACTTTAATTACATTGTTTTCATTCCTCTCATTCAGAATTAGAAACTGCTCTTATGtagtttcaaaaaatatattttatttctctaaaagaaaattaagcAGTCTTTTattcacaaaaatatattttttttttattttgtttaacttTAGTTGTAACAATTACTTCtcagattttatttattattctactaaactttagataaataaaatcgTTTTTCTTAAGTGAACTCCTGCTAttcttagtaaaaaaataaattttataagtggACTCTTATTATtcttaataaaaagtaaatttcaTAACAATAAAAACTGGAgaagaaatataatattttattaaaatttactacAATTAATAAGGTCTCTCCTTAGATcagaataattttaaattacgctCTATAACtgcaatattataaattttaaagtctCTGCAACATTGTCATCATCTTAATTTAAGTTGCATCAAATacttttttctattatataaaAGCCCGCGGCCTAATAGTAATTCCAATTGCAAATACAATATAAAACCACTCATTATAGCATCAAATTAAAAGGCATGAAATAAATATCTTGACATAAATAGTTATTTCACTTTGTTTAATTATATATCTTTCTTAGTTTCTGATATAGTTTTATACTCAATAGCTTTTAAACATTGTATTAGATTTATAATATGAATATTGTGGACCATATACTACTGTGTTTTAGATTATTAGACCTTTCTGCTTCATCATGGTGAACATCATCACTTGACTTAAAACTACATTATAATAATGGGATGAATCTAATATAGATTTCTAAAAACTGCCTAAAGGTAGACTTTTACCATTAAAAGTTTATCTTTGAACTATTTTCTAACAGTCCATATTAGAAGCACCATGATAATGAACCATTCATTACTACACCTACATCTCACTATAAGTATCCTTTTTGCTATTGTACATTTCTTAACAAGATGGTTActtcatttgatttttatagtaaaataatGTGTGAAGATTAAAAGACtcacattaattaaaataattgaaaatagtAGTAGTGGATCAAGTAGTTAAATAGACTATTTAATTAAACGAGAGCAtaatttttagaaagaaaaaacaaaagatagTAAATATTTCTTAGTATTATAaagtttgaatattttgaaatagataaaatttcaaacataacATTTATGATAAAATAGGGGAGTAGATAATAAGATTCCAccgtaatttattttaaataaacaaactaaaccttcattttttttttctcttcttttttatttactgAAAAGAGGCAGTTTTATGCTACTTTTTTACTCGTAATTACTGAAATATTtcgcttttttttttgttaaaatttaaataagggATTTTCTACACATATTTGGTtttcttttgtgtttttttaatgatttcGTCATCTCACATCTATGCtatttgattttctgttttTGTGTTGTGTTCTATGcaattttgattaattattgatttaacCAATAATTATGTTATCAACGTTGTAGATCTAGAGAGAAATTATTTCGATCACTTTGATTTTCTCACATTATTTATAGATATTGTATCATGGTATACTATTAATTTAGATGTTGTAAAATTTGTTTGCagattcattttgtttttagcGTGAATTTGTATTTTATCCGATGTACTATACCAATTTGGATGAATGAATATcgttttcttttattaaaaaaaactaagatTTCATTGTACTATTTGATGATTAACAtgtatctttatttatttagccACATGTTTACTCCATTCGTCATTATCTTGAAGATAAGCACTTGACAATTTAAAATGTAGATCAAAGATGGGGGTATTTTTCAAGTTCATAAACATTATCTATGTTGATTTCATTCACaaacaattaaatatgaaaatatatattccgatttaagtatttgttaaatgcatataaaaaaattatatagagTGCTATAGTAGCAAATGAAGTTGTAGATTTGGCGAAAATATCAAGTCGAGAGTGTCTTATCTTTAAAGTGACCTTTGAGAAGTTCTTATTATCAACTATATTATGGTAAAGTTTGACATCAACAAAAACTGAAGACCTTGAGTTCGTGAGTGTGAACTCACGAAATTTATTAATCTTGGTCAATGGAAGTCCAACGAATAATGTTAATATAAGTAGAGTTTGAAGTTCTTGGCTTATCATGTACTATTATGAGATTTGATCTCATTCTCTCATTTACAATATGCATATGATACATTTTTTATAGGTGAGATATGTATGGAAAATTTATGGATGATGAAAGTGGTACTTAGATGGATAGCATAGGTGTGTCAAATTAAAAAGCAAAGTTTTCAAAATATAGGCTTGTAGGGGGTGAATGTTAATCCTCCTTCTTTTCCAATGTTGGGTGTCCTTCATCGTAGGCTTGGAGCGTGGCGAAATAAGTATGTAATCCTTGGAGGAaggattaaattttaaaatctagtTTTGTCTCTTCTACCTCTCTTCAAGATGTTAGATGTAATTGTATGGACCTAAAAGGTCCAACTCAAAGATATTATAGATCAAATACATAAGAAATGTAAAGTGAGAAAACCTAGTATCGAGGTACAACCCATTAAAGTTCTCACGTGATGACTTTAGTGTTCAATCACCGACGTCATCCCTTATTATGGCCTACAAATAGGGAAACATGGAATCAAGAAGCACTGATGTATTGTCAACGTTCTATGTAGTATTCCGTCAATCTTAGGAAACTTCTTACTTCAATCACTGACTTAGGTTGAGACCAACTTAATATTGCATCTACCTTATTAGAGCCAACTATTAATCCTTTAGTAGATATGATATTTCCTAATAATTTCAACACCCATAACTAGAACTCACGTTTCTCAGGTTTGACATACATTTCTCATGCTCATCCAAGCTCCTAGAGTAGATTAGAATATCATAAATGAACACCGCAACAAACTTATCTAAGAAAGGTCTAAAAAATTTGGTTCATATAATCCATAAAAATGGTAGGGACACTGGTAACTCCAAAAGGCATCGCTACATACTCATAATGTCCATATCTTAAAAGTTGCCTTAGGAATATCTTCATTCTTAATCTTAATTTATGGTACCCATACCTCAAGtctatcttaaaaaatattaaagctCCTATCAATTGATCAAAGAGGTCATCTATCATAGGTATgggatatttatttttaatgttaattgATTCAACTTTCTACAGTCTATACAAAATCTCCTACTCCCATCTTTCTTTTTCGCTAAAAGTATTGGTGTTCCCTAATGAATCCTTTTCCCAATAAATCTTTCAATTGTCTCTTGAGTTCATCCAAATCTATTGTTGATATCCTATAAGGTGCAACAAATATTGGACCACTCCCTGACACTAAATCAATATACAAAACTCTAATTTTCTATTTGGAGGTAAGCTGGATACATCTGTAGAAAACACATCAAGAAATTCACAAACTACAGAAAAACAAAGTTAAATTATCCTTAGCCTTTACCTTAGAAGAAAATAAGAGCAAGTATCTTTGAGCTCCCTCAACTAAAAACTTATGACAAGCTAAAGCAGACACAAAATATTTAGACCAAGGTGAATCAATAGTCATAGGTTGAGGTGCAACATAGATAGATTTGTCAAACATATCAAATCAATAGTATAAATCACATTTTGATAAACAAGAGTAGAACTCAAACATGTAGTGGAGGTAATAAGATTTTTCAGCAGGGTTAGTAACACATAAATCAAATGGTAGACAAGAAAttgtcaatttcaaatttttcacATAAGACAAAGATATAAAGAAATGTGTCGTTAAGAATCATACAATATGataatctttttgtttttataataaaactCATACCTTTGATAAGATCATTTGGCTCTGTCACCTCTTCTCCTTGGAGTGAAAACTCTCCCTTGGTTTGTTAACCTAGGATTTGATTGTCCTCCCCTCTTGCAACATCtagaaaaatgtttaatttttccATATTTAAGACATGTAATTCTTTTCTTTGGACACGAATGATCTCCATGACTGAATCCATACTTTTTGAATCCCTTACTCTTACTAGTTGAAGCTTGTCCTTGCCTGTCTTTCGAAATTGTGGGTAGATCAAGTATAATCTTCTTAAACTTATTGTCCTTGTTGTGGAATTTCTTTCCACTAGAGTTAAACTTCTTTTTTGGTTTCTTAGCTTTCAGCACTTGCACCTTCTGCTCAACCACCCTAGACATGTTTACCAAGGTGGGGTACTCACGAATATCCAGAATTCCAATAAAACTTTGTTGCTCAGGTTAAATTTCTTGCTCAAATTTGATTGCCATCCATTCGTCTTGTGGATTGTCCTTAAGAGAGCGAGAGTATCTTGACAAAGCTTCAAATTTAGCGACATACGACGTAACCGACATATCTTGTTGACGAAGATGAAGAAACTTAGTCTCCTTCTGAGTGCAAACACTGTCGAAAAAATACTTTTCTGGAAATACTTCTTTAAACCTCCTCTAGCACAATTTCAACAAATGCTCAACATTAGACTCTAACATATAAACTACAAGGTTCACTTTTTGGCCATCAGCACACAACATGActtgaaatattttatctaaCTTCAGCAACCACTCTTGTGCCTCAACTGGATCCAAACTGCCTCAAAATGGTGGTGGATTGTTCATCTCGAATTCATAAAGTCTTAGGTATTAAAGATCTGCGACTACTGTGACGTTGGGTCCTCTCAACTGATGGATAACGTCTATTTGTTCTCACATGGTTGCAACCATCAAGCTATGAGCCTCAACAAGTGTGTCATTCGCTCCACGTCTGTTATCCACCTAAATCTACACACCACCAATAAAACACTAAGTTGGCATGGCCTATTATCCAAAATAATAGCATGCAGAAGTAATGACAAGAACAAGCAATCCTATAAAccaaagttttgattttatttttttacttaaaaaaacctttgataaaaaataatagaaagaaagtaaaataaacTCATACCACAGTCCGATCTAGGTTCGACGTGGCTATAATACGAAAAAATATAACACCTAGTTACGTGAGTTTTAACAATTGAAATAATGACGAAAgactttcatatttatataagatAATAAggtactaataataaataattaactatccgaaagaaataatattgtacaattctaaaaataaatctttacaactgaaaattctttaataatcaaaatattaaaaattggaCATGTAATAACTAATTCCGAAATAAAATACGATGTCAACACTATctctacttattcttgatctactaaTATAATCTTAGTAAATTACTATTTTCAAATGAGGTAGGAATTATCAACTCTTGACGTCTTCAATGGTCTTAGTATATGTGAACAACACTTTCATGAGATGCTAAATTCTAGGGAATAATGCGCAcaactttaaaacaaatattattctCTGCCGACGTGGTAACCGAAAAAATCGACCATGTCATCCGCGTTCTTctaaaaatattctttaaaaatctaaataatataaataatttttctataaccAATTactttcattaattaatataaacacATCCACTTAAAATCAACAACAATTCACAtctataataatcaaataaatcaaatacaCGAATTTATTCTGCAAAAAacaatcaatcaattcaatagTGTTCCATTGTTATATGGAGATGTAATACTTTTGTGAAGTGAGTATCATCTTATCATGTGGAGTACCAACGCATTTAGTATGGGGTATAAGACTCATTCGTGTAAAGTTTTAAGTTCATCTCATGTGAGGTATAAGACTCATCTATATAGAGCACATAACTCATCTAGGTAAATAACTATGGGATACAAGACTATCCATATGAAGTTTAACCTCATTTCAAAcacatacaataaaaataattcgtTTTTAAGAACCATCTTCAAAAAACcgtatttaaattatattatattatttttttaaaatatacaataataataatcatttaagaatacataataaaacaatctttcaAAGAATACATATTCaatcaatcataaaaaaaaggtaattgaacagacaaaataatatataaatcagTCTCATAATcttttcataaacaaaatagtaaataaatcaatttccTAATCTAATATTGTATTTCATAAAATcctaattttaataaaattatgctTTCgacttaatatatttttatgaaagtTACTATTCAAAATATCTAACTATTTTCGCGTTCCAAACTCACAAAATAAATGTACTATAGAAGAGTTAAAAATTATGACTACTCACCTTTTGAATCAAAGTAGAATTCAAGTTGATAATACTTCTTTACTTAACTTTCATGTGTTGTTCAAAAGTAcaatttttctgtttttttttttttctattgttttgtatgtgtgtaacaatataacttatttttattttagatcgTGTTTCTATATAATTTGGACGTCAAATATGTTTTCACGTTACTGAAAGGTATCTTTATTCCTTTTGTTCGTTGTCCTATTAAACTACTACaactattattatttcaaattaagaTAACTTGTTTGTAACAATTTGTTACATGGATTATTGGTAATTCAAAACAACCTTATCCTCTAAACTCATGATCCACTTTTTAGTGTTACTATAATAACAGACTTCTTATTAGTTATGCTATGTCaccaatattttattttgttctaataaacaattaataaagTTAAAATAAGATGGTTAAGTTACGGTAAACTATAAGACGTGTCGTAatacgaaaataataataataataataataataataataataataataataataataataataataataatctatttaataaaaaataataataatctataaattaaactattttaaatttataaattctaattatttctataatttgattttaggaTTTATATCTGACGTTATTTAAAGAGTAATATTCTACAATTCACACTTGTAAGGGATATATTTCCTTCtttaattctaaataaaatatccgttattttattatttatattactatTATGTAAAGAGTAATATTCTACCGTTCAATTTATAAGagctattttttaaaagaagatGTCACTTCAAACAAGAATATTAAACTATCCTAAAACAACAATAGGAGCATTTCTAACCTTATGTCACATCAAACAAGAATATTAAACTATCCTAGAACAACAATAGGAGCATTCCTAACCTTCGAAGAAAATACAGGGGACACATTCTAAGAAACGAATGACACTTTTCTAGAAACGAAGGGCATACTACTTAGAACGAGATACATGCTCTCAAAATTATGATTAATGTAAGGGAGGAGGTAAAAGCTCTTCTCTTGCATTATAGATCACCCTCATTACTAAGTCGTACATCCATCGATTACTTCGTATTAAAAGTTAAACGGTAGATGTGTTATTTGGTTTACATATTGTTCTCAAGCATTTTGGCATATGAGTTCACGGTTTGTCAACATAATGTTCTCTTTATCATCACTAGGTAATGCTAAGAACAATATGTACTACAAGAAAATAGTTGAATACCTATGAAAAATTACCTATGGATCTTagtttatagataaattattttaatatctacAGAAAAACCGTgggtaaatttattattgaataaattattttttgttaattggATTCAACAGTTAATCcgtaagtaaaattaaaaaaaaaaatatatctgggggtaaagtttaaaaaaatgcaaCACAACTTAAATTGGCAAAATTTATTCGTATTTTTTTTACCACTGATTCTCCTTAGGTAAATGAAGAGAATAATGTTAGGTTGTCTTCGGATTGTCCATGGAT contains:
- the LOC101507774 gene encoding AT-hook motif nuclear-localized protein 22-like, translated to MDQVAQGRPLPPPFLTRDLHLHHQFHTNHQANEDEQQSGNGNLSRGQKRDRNNNNDDNNTPTGGEGKDEGGSGSAGGGSGGEMGRRPRGRPAGSKNKPKPPIIITRDSANALRSHVMEVANGCDIMESVTVFARRRQRGVCILSGSGTVTNVTLRQPASPGAVVTLHGRFEILSLSGSFLPPPAPPAASGLAIYLAGGQGQVVGGSVVGPLLASGPVVIMAASFGNAAYERLPLEDEETPVNVQGSGGLGSPGIVGTQQQQQQQQQLVQQDPNTSSLFHGVPQNLLNSCQLPAEGYWGGSVRPPF